The window TGCTTCGATTAGTTTCTGAGTTCGATTGATCTCATCATCGGATACCGGCTCTCTTGCAATGATAATGTCTGGGCTCACTACATAATCTTGTCCGAGAGTTGTAGCAAGTTCACGGTTCTTTTTGACAACTTTTTCAATTTCTGCTAAATCCTTGTATTGGTCAAAGTTTGAGATAGCCGTATTAACCGAATAAATCCATTTGCCGGGGCGAATGTGCTGTAACAAACCAAACGCTTCCTCTAAAAAATCCTTAGTAATCAGTTCGAACAAGTTCCCGGCAGTTTGCCCAGAGATGCTTCCATAGATTGACTTGCAACCCATTAGCTTAACAATTTCCCACGCAATTTTTCTGCTCGCTGTATTACTTCCATCAGCATTGTTTGGATAATCTTTTGCTCCGGTTTTCATAATTCTGATAATTTCTGCGCAGATTCGGCGATGGTATTTCTTACGTATCTCAGCTATCGTCATTTATTTTCTCAGTATTAATTTTCAGGTTTATAAAAGCCAATTACATATTCTTCATGCATCCTTTGCTGAATCTGAGAATTTGTATTTGTTTCTATTCCGGCAGGCAACATACGCTTATTGCGATCTAACTT of the Candidatus Brocadiaceae bacterium genome contains:
- a CDS encoding NgoMIV family type II restriction endonuclease; its protein translation is MKTGAKDYPNNADGSNTASRKIAWEIVKLMGCKSIYGSISGQTAGNLFELITKDFLEEAFGLLQHIRPGKWIYSVNTAISNFDQYKDLAEIEKVVKKNRELATTLGQDYVVSPDIIIAREPVSDDEINRTQKLIEASNAVAKLTPIRKSNVDISKPILHASISCKWTLRSDRAQNTRTEALNLIRNRKGKLPHIVAVTAEPTPIRIASLALGTGDIDCVYHFALNELKAGIENIKNEDQLDMLNMLIEGRRLRDISDLPFDLAT